AATGTCAGTTGTAACCTTCCAATAAAAGATTGGAAATAAGACACTCTACTAAAAATCACATATATTAAAGTCGATATAAAAATAATTTTAAATGTTGTTTTGAGCTTGAAATTTGTAAAAAACAATATTATTAAACCGATAATAAAAAATAATATAGAGGATCTCGAAAAAGTTAAAATAACCGTAACTAAAAATGTAAATAAATAAATTAATAAATGATAATTTCTAATTTTCATTTCATAATTTATTTTTTTCCCATACATAATAATTGTTGATACTAATAATGCCATTAGAGCTGCAAAGTGGCCAAAACTGTTCGCCTCTTTGAAAACTCCTCCCAACCTATATATCACTTCTCCTCCAACAATTGTTGTTTTACTATCCATCTCAATTTGAAATAAGAACAGTATTATTCCTAACACACAAGTTAGAAACCCAATAAAAAGAATTTTTTTCACATAAAAATAAACATCTGAAACTTTAAATTCAAATGTCGAAAGTAAAATTAATGGAAACAAAATTTCTATTAATCTTGTATATGATAGAAAACTTACCAAAACACCTGACATTTCATAATATTGATAACTATTTATAACAGAGAGTAGTACCGAACCTAAAAAAGTCAAAATTACGAATTGAAATAGACCTAATCTATATTTATGTATCCTCATTAGAAATAAATAAATAGATAAAATAAAGAATATAACACTTACGTGTATAGAGATACCGTAAATTTCTATACTTGGAACTAACAATATACAAATTGCATATCCAACTAAAAAAAAATGAACACTTTTAATTGCTAAGTATCCAATAGTTATAACTGCAAATAATGATAGTATCAATACTAAACTTTCAAATTTCGCCACTGCCACTACTATTCCTATAGACACAGATAGTAGTGTAAACAACGTTACTTTGATGAAACTTTTATTCAACAAGTATACATTCATTGATAAATATCCTTTGATATTTTTCTCCAACTAAACTCTTTTAATATTCTATTTAAAGACGCTTCCCCCATTTCATTCCTCATACTAGGGTCGTTTATTAGACTTAAGATACAATCTACAGCTTCTTCTTCAAGATTATTACCTTTTAAAAGAAATCCTGTATTCTCATTAACAGCATCAATAGCTCCACCTTGATAACAACCAATAACAGGTTTTTTTCTTGCACCAGCTTCAATAAAAGATATGCCGAACCCTTCCACATTATTATTATCTTGTCTATTAAGCATTATAAACACATCTGATGCATCATAATAACCAGCTTTATCCTGTTCATCAATAGGACCCACAAAAATAATACGATCTCTAATTTCTAAATCTTGTGCTAATCCTGATAATCTATCTCTGTCATCACCTTTCCCTGCTACAATATACATAAAATCTATGTCTTTTAATCTTTCATTAGATAAAGCTGCAATAATTTTATCGTGACCTTTTCTAGGATCCAAGCCTAGCTAGAGTAAATAAAAGAATAGTTTGCGGAGATATATTGTGCCGCTTTCGTATAAGTTCTCTTTTATTTTCCGAATTAATAAACGCCTCGGAAACGCCACAAGGTATTACTACTATTTTATTTTTATTCTTTATATTGAAATTATCGAATAGTAAACTCTTTGTATAACTACTTACACATACCACTTTTTCTGCATTGTTATACATTTCTCCAATAATCCTCTTAGCCATTTTACGCTTACTAAACCTAATAATTTCTGAACCATGTGACGTAATTATAAAATTAAATTCTTTTATTTTATAAACAAAATAACTTGACAACTGGTATGAAGGATCAATTATATGTACGAAGTCATAATTTTTTTTAATTCTTTCTTTAAATAATACGCTCCAAATAGTAACGTTGATAGTTTATTAAATAAATTATTTCTCCCCCAAAAAGGTGTTCTAACTATAGTTACTCCTTTGATATTTTTATCAATCTCTATGCCTTCAGTTTCTGCTTTAGTTATTACTGTTACCTTATAACCCTCATTCAAACTAGCTAAAGCTAAATTATAAGCGTAACTTCCAATACCACCCATATCAGGTGGGAATTCACGGGACAATATTAATATCTTTTTCATAAGAGCAAAGCTCCTTTAGTATTTATTGATATACAAAATAATTAATTTAAATATTATCATAAATTTTCAATACTTCATCAACATGATGTTTAATATTGAATTTTTGAACACTTTTATATCCTTGTGTTGAAATATTGTTATAAAATTCTTGATCAACTATTAGCTTTTTTATATATTTTTCGAGGGATTCATGATCATCACTTTCAATTAGAAGTCCTGTTTCTTCGTGATTTATTAATTCTAAGACTCCACCCATCGCTGTGGATATAATTGGCTTGCCTGCCATTTGTGCTTCGATTATAACTCGTCCAAATGGTTCAGGATTTTTTGATGGAGCTATTATTATATCAAGCTCATCATATACTTTATCCATATCAGATAAATAACCAGTGAATTTAATTTTATGGTGATGAATAGTTTCTCTTGATAATTTATAAAGGTATTCCTCATAAGCTGAAGAACCTTCAATTCCACTTCCACCTACTACATAAAATTCAACTTCATAATTTCCATTATTGGTATTAAGGAAGCTTGTTGCAGCCTTAATAAATGTATCTTGCCCCTTCCAAGGCGCTAATCTACCTATAATTCCAATCTTAAACTGACCATATTTACTATATAATTTTATATCTTTTTCTTTTCTTAAAGCCACTCCATTATACACAACCTTAACTTTTTCCTTTTCATTGTATTTTCCCCCCACATATTTAGAGATAGCTATAATTTTATCTGAGTTGCTATATATTAAATTATTTATCTTAGAACGTGTATCCGTCCTGTCATGATAAATGTGTTTAAATTTGCAATAAAGCTTAGTAATTATAGTTATCAAACCTGATTTAAGCGTATTAGTATGAACTATATTAATTTCGTATTTTTTTATTAAACCTCTTAATTTAACTGAGTATACAAATATTTTTAAAATAGTCCTAATTTTACTCAATGTTGTCGCAGTTACAGCAGACTCTGCTGTTTCCTCTATGAATGATTTATCCATATTAAGATTGATTAAAATTATGTTTTTTCTTTTTTTAATTCCTTATAAAACTCCCCTTCCCCAGTATATACCATAAATATATTTATAGATTCCGGCAAATTATCAACTAATAATAGTAAACTTTTCTCTCCGCCACCTATGGCCACTTGATGGTCAAAAAATAGTATGTTTTTTTGTATTTCTCTCATTATTTTTTTTTCCTTTGCGTATTTTGTTTACTATCCTATAAGGAACATAAGAAATAAAGTAAAGTCCGATATTCTTTTTAGAGCCTCTATTAACACCCATTAATTCTCTAGCAATATGCCTTGCTTTTTTTCTCTCATCATTAAAATAATAAATCTTATATATATGTCTAAGCTGTGATTCTTCAATTTCTTTCATTTCTTTTTTAGTAAGTTGACTATAATAGTTTGATTTTATTTTTTTAAGTATTATTTGAGTTCCTTTGACTTGTTTTTCATACGCATGACTAATTCTATTTTTTTCTAAATAATATATATCCACTAAAGTTTTATTAATATATTTGAATGAAAATTGTTCTGATAACCTGATCCATAAATCATAGTCTTGTCTAGCAGGTAAATTTTCATCAAAAAAATTATTCTTTAGGCATTCGCTTTTTAGCATGACTGCTGATGTTGGTGAGACATAATCTTTTAGTAACTGATCTTTAAAAATATTGCCTTCTTTAATTTCTTTCGAATTTTTTCTTTTATTATGAGTTTCTATAATATTATATCCTGTAAACACTACATCACAATTCTTATTCTCTAAAAAAGCATTAATACTGTCTTCTAATTTCGTACTTGACCAAACATCGTCACTATCAAGGAATGCAATATACTCACCTTTAGATTTTAAAATCCCATTATTTCTGGCTGCATTAGCCCCTCTATTTATTTCATGCTTATAATAACTAATTCTAGGTTTATATTCATCTAACAGTTCTTGTGTATTATCATCTGAGAAATCATCAATCACTATGATTTCATAGTTTTTATAAGTCTGTGCAAAAACGCTTCTTATTGTTTTTATTATACTTGTAGCACGATTATAGGTTGGAATTATCACACTTACTAAAGGTCCTAGTTTTGTTTTATCCACTGTAATTAATATGCTCCTTTTGTATTAATCAAGACTAATAATGTCTTCAAAATTATTTTGAAATCGAGTAGAATATTTCTGTTTTTAATATAATTCAAATCCATAGAAACCATCTCATCAAAACCAACATTGTTCCTTGCGCTAACCTGCCATAGGCCAGTGCACCCTGGCTTTATCAACAATCTCTGTTTATGAAATAAAGTATATTCGTTAACCTCCCTTATCAGAGGAGGTCTTGGTCCCACCAAACTCATGTCACCTTTCAGAACATTTAACAGTTGAGGAAGTTCATCAATACTTGTCTTCCGAATAAATTTCCCCATTTTCGTAATACGTGGATCTGCCTTCATTTTAAACATCGCACCACTTACTTCGTTCTGATCTAGCAATCCTTCTAATAGTTCTTCCGCATTACTTACCATTGATCGAAACTTGTACATTTTAAATTCATTCTCATCTTTGCCAACTCGAGTCTGCTTAAAAAAAACAGCTCCTTTTGGGTCTTCTATCTTTATTACAATAGCAAGAATTAAAAATAAAGGAGATAACACGATAATTCCAATAATTGAAGCTGAGATATCAATACCTCTTTTAAGAAAGAGATAAAAGAGTGATTCGTTAATAATGAGTTTTTTACTGATGGATTGATCTCTTCTGGCACTTGACTGAGATGTTTCTTCCATTTGTATTCTCCTTCCTTTATTTTATTTTATTTTATGTACGAGTAAAAAAAGCTAGAGAATCGCTCAATTATATGTAAGCGCTTTTCTAACTTTTTTTACCTTTATTTATACTCGTTTGTGGGGGTTGTCCCCCCTGAGGCATCTAACCTCTCCTCACATCATGCCCTTGACGACTGGCGTCTAAGGCTTGTGGCCCGTTGCATGATCGAGTATCTCCAACTGATAGCGGTAGAGGAGATATAACCGTCACCTTCTAAATTTCTGATAATCCTAACTCCACAGAAAAAGGTTGTATTCTCATAGATGCTGATAGAACGATCTCGGCATAGGAACTATAGTCGTTCTTCGCCGAGATCTGTCGGTTATGAGTTCTGGATGGTTTGTTCACTTTCTACGTATTCTCTCATTTTCTTAATGAGTTCTTCTTTTAGTTCATCGCGTTGCATGGCAAAGTCTAGTGTGGTTAGGACAAAACCTAACTTCTCTCCTACGTCGTAACGCGTTCCTTCAAAGTCATAGGCATAGACGCTTTGCTCTTGATTCAGCATCTGAATTGCATCAGTTAGTTGGATCTCGCCACCTGCTCCGATTTCTTGTTTTTCAAGATGTGCGAAGATCTCTGGTGTTAGAATGTAACGGCCCATGATCGCTAGATTTGATGGTGCTTCCCCTAATGCTGGCTTCTCGACAAAGCGATTGACACCATAGAGTCTGCCGTCTGACTGGAGTGGATCGATAATGCCGTAGCGGTTGGTCTGGTTGTCAGCTACGGTTTGTACACCAATGACAGATGATCCGGTTTCGTTGTATTGATTGATCAATTGTTTGGTACATGGTGTGTCATCTTGCACGATGTCGTCTCCAAGTAAAACGGCAAATGGTTCGTCACCGATAAACTTGCGGGCAGTCCAGACAGCATGTCCAAGTCCTTTTGGTTCTTTTTGACGGATGTAGTGTAATTCAACTTTGGAAGCAGCGGTAACCTTTTCAAGTAACTCTAGCTTTTGTTTTGCGAGTAGATTCTGCTCGAGTTCAAAAGCGTGGTCGAAGTGATCTTCAATCGCTCGCTTGCCTTTACCGGTTACGATAATGATGTCTTCAATGCCAGAAGCGACTGCTTCTTCAATGATGTATTGAATGGTTGGTTTATCGACGATTGGCAGCATTTCCTTTGGCATCGCTTTGGTTGCTGGTAAGAAACGGGTTCCGAGTCCGGCTGCAGGTATAATGGCTTTTTTGACTGGTTTCATATGGTTGGTCTCTCCTCTTTGTTGTCTCTCCACTCTCTATATCTCTCTAATTTATTAGAAAATCCCAACATAGCGTTTGCGTTTGAAGCGTTCTGGCGGAAGAAAAGGAATCGGTTCATCCTTCATGATTCTTGTTAGATTCTGCTGCAAGAATGTTGTGGTTTCCGTGCCAAAACGTGTTTCGATTTGATATAGGGCTTTATGTAAATTGGTTGTGTCTATTTTTGGTCGATCCGTGTCTGATGTCATCATGTGTACCAGGTTACAGCCAATCATTCGTTCTGTTGTTCGTTTGACATAGGTGCCTGCTTTGCCTGTCACACTGGTTGCAAGAACTTGAAGGAGTACGCCTTGCTTCACAAGCTTATATAATAAATCCGGTTGTTCAATTAAATAACGGTTACGTTCTGGCTTAAATAAAATTGGAGTAATATCTAATAGCTGCAGCTGGTAAAGCTGTTCTGCTAGATTCGATGGAACGTCTCCGTCTGGTAAGTCAATAAGTAGATATCGGGAATGATTAATGGTTAGTAGGGAACGTGATTTGTATTCTTCAACAAGCATTTCGGTATAACGAACAAGTTGACCAGGAAAAATAGATAACGGAATATTCCGTCGATTAAGTTCGGTATTAAACGTTGAGACAGCTGATTCAATCAATTCAACTGATTGTGGAGTAGGATGTTGCGGCATATCTGGAGCTATAAGGATAGATCGAATTCCATTTTCATGAGCATTTTTAGCTATTTCAATAGACCTATCTTTCGATAATTGATTTTTGCAAACCATCGGAATAATGCGATTATATAGATCAATCATGGGCTACCCTCTCTCTTGAAAAGTAAGTACAAGAAAGCAATTCCATAATTTGTTCCTATCATACTACATACAGGACCAAATATCGATACTTTCCCAACATTTATTTGTTAATTTTACATTACAATCTATTAACATTTCATATTTCGTGCCGAATCATTAACATAGTAGTAGATACCTGTATATAGTATGATAGAATGAATATCGTTACACTAACGTTACACTTTATGGAAAGAGGGATGAATTGCCTACTATACAAATAGGTGAGCAACCTATTCATTATTATTATCATCTGAGTCAATCGAGTGAAGCGGATACAATTGTTTTTGCACACGGAGCAATGACAAATTATGAGCTGTTTGATGATTTGCTTCCATTCTTTATAACGCACTTTCACGTGCTTGTTTATGATCATCGTGGGTACGGGGGGAGCGTTCCGCTTACTGAACCACTTGAGACACTTTCATTGGATCTATTTGCTAGTGATTTGCACGTCTTGCTTCAGTCACTTGGTATAAGTAGTGGTGTTCATCTTGCTGGCTTTCATCTTGGAGCGCTTACCGTTCTGCGTTATGCGGTGATGTTTCCAGATGAAGTAAAATCACTTTGTTTGATGACGTTGCCCTGTACACCACCACACTTAGCTGAGCAATTAATGGAGCATCGGTTGGCTATTAGCAATCAAGGAACTTTTATCCCAGAGGAATATGTGACACGTGTCGCTACTAATCTGCCAGAGACACACCCAAGAATTGCGTACTTACAAGAGAGGGTTCAGAATCTCGACATGACGGTTTTTAATCAGGTCTTGAAACTGGTTGTCTTTAACGATCCGTTACCAGATTTGCGGGCCATTGAAAAACCGACGATGATCATGTCCGGTGCAAACGATGTTCTATTTCCTTCGTATTATCTTAATTTGCATGCGGTTTCCTATCCACATTGTCGTTTTGTATCAATTACAAATGCAGCTTCATTTATCGTTCTTGATCGTCCTGAGCCAGTTGCGAGAAAAATGATGAGGTTCATGAACGTTAAACATGTTAAGAAAACAGTGTCCGATCCATTTATTCAGCACATGGATGAAACGATGCGCGCGTATGTTGAACAGATTCATCAAACAGCCAGAGATCAGCTCACTGTCAGTACTGGATTACGTGTAGATGTCTTATTTCAGTTCAAGGTTACTCGAGAGGGCAAGGAGTTATTGGAAGGTTGGAATAAACGTTTTTCAAAACAGATCCTACTGTATCTCTTATTCCACCGCTCTACAACAAGAGAACAGTTGTGTGAGGAGCTTTGGCCAAGCACTCCTATCGATAAAGCAAAGAAAAATTTACGTGTATATCTTAATTACCTAAAAGGTGTCATTAGCGATAAGGAAGCCGAACAACCATACATTGTGATAGATCGAGAGCACATCCACCTTACAGGTTTAATTGAAAGTGATGCATTGGCTTTTACAACTCTCCTTCATAAAGCGAATCTTGAAGAGGATGAGAAAGAGAAAATCCAAGCTCGTTGAACAACTCCTTTCAGAAGTAAACCAACCACTACTTCGGGTTTGTTATGATGAGTGGTTTCTAACGATGCGTTTTCAGTTAGAGGAGGAGTTTATTGAATTAATCCAGTGGGCAACTGATTATTCAATAAGGGTTGGAGAAGAACGATGTATGACCACCGGCCTCAAGAAAGCGATCACAGCCGTGCCTGATGATCGGCTGTACGACTCCTTGATTGATTTGTATCAGCATTTGGGAGATGAGGCTGGTCGTGCGAAGTGGCTGCAGAAGAAGAAGTTAATTGAGGTTTAGGAAATTTAGTCCCGTCTATGTAGGCGGGATTTTTTGTTGTGAACAGTTAGGCTGAAACCAAATCAAAAAGCAGTGAGTCTATTGGGACTCACTGCTTGGGTCTTAGCCAAAAAAGCTAAAGCGTTTTCTCTTTTTTCGAACGGGTTCTGGTGGATAAATGATTAGGTTCTGGTTTGAGACTAGAAGTTCGGCATTTTCTTGAAATTGATAGAGTAGGTCCGTTCCAAACTCTTCTTCTATTAGGTCTGATGCTTGTTTCATCCGGAATGTCCGGGCTTGTAAGTTATGTGCATCAGACGCAAGAAGGTGAGCTAGGTTCGCCTCTAGCAATTGGTCAGTAAAACTTTTAACCGTTTTACCAAAATGCCCAGTGACGCTTGAAGTCGTAATTTGGGTTAAGGCACCGTTGCGCACAAACTCAAATAATTTGTCTGGCTTTTCTTGCAGCACCTTATTCCGTTCTGGGTGAGCAATAACCGGTATATAGCCTTGTACAGCCAGATCATAAAATAAGCGCTCACTGTAAGCAGGAACTGAGTTCGTTGGAAATTCTACTAATACGTAACGTCCTTCACCTGTTAGTGGAACGGAGCGTCCAAGCGCCAGATGCTCAACTAACTCGCCAAAAAGGCGGATTTCCTGTCCTGGCTTAACGACTAGTGGAATGCCTTCTGTTTCAAGTGCTGCAATCACAGCTTCTACTCCCGCTGCCATTTCTTCGGCAGTTGAGTCGAAGTAGGGATTCGCATGATGAGGCGTTGCAATAATCGTAGTAATACCTTCCTGTACGGCCGTCCGTGCCATTTCTACACTATGTGCAAGTGATGCTGATCCATCGTCTAGACCAGGAAGGATGTGACAGTGCACATCAATCATAGTGGATCACCTTCTAATCTAATAAATAGGATTAATAATAGTAATAGCTCTTCTCATCTACTGGTTTATTATTAAGGATGACACCTAATAAATTTGCCTTACTTTTTAATAAAAGATCTTTTGTTTTGACTACTTCATCACGGTCGGTTTTGCCACTTGAGGTAACAAGAATGGTTCCGTCTACTTTACTAGCAATTAACTGTGCATCGGTTACTGCCATCACAGGTGGCGCGTCTAAAATGATAATATCAAATTGTTCAAGTGCTTGCTCTAATACTAACTCCATCATACGCGAGTTTAAAAGTTCAGCAGGGTTTGGGGGGATAGGGCCACATGTCAAGATAGATAGATGTTCAATCTTGGTTATTTGTACCGTTTCTTCTAAAGTTGTTTGTTTTGATAACACATTTGTTAATCCGCGGGTATTAGGTGAGCTAAATGTGTAGTGAACGGTCGGGCGACGCATATCAGCATCTATTATAAGGACACGCTGCCCATTTTGTGCCATGACAATCGCTAGATTCGCTACACTAGTTGATTTGCCTTCCCCTGGCCCTGCTGATGTGACAACAAAACTGCGTAATTCTTTATCGACTGAAGAAAATTCAATATTGGTACGAATCGTTCGATACTGCTCCGATATTGGAGAATGTTTATGTAAGTCAGCAACCAATTGGCGTTGTGTCTTATTTCTTGTCGATTTTGATTTTTGTTTACTCGAGCGTGTTGCCATATGTGCAGGCACCTTCCTTCTAGGAACTTTTCTTTAAGAAATCGTCTACACTATCCATATTGGAGATTGCTCCAAGAACAGGCATATCCAGTGCATCTTCAATGTCTTTTTCCGATTTAATCGTTGTATCTAAATATTCTAACAAGAATGCCAAACCAACGGCAGCCATTAGGCCAACGACAAAAGCAATCGCAATATTCAGCATTTTGTTCGGGCTAACGGGTGATTGATTTTCTGTAAATGTTGCTGGTGACAGAATACTAACATTCTCTACACTAAACAATCCAGGTACTTCTTGTTCAAAGACTGACGCAATGGTATTAACAAGCATAGCAGCCTGCTCAGCACTAGAATCTTCAACAGTAATGTTCATAACCTGTGAATCATTCGCACTACTTACAGTAATCATTTGATTTAATTGACTAACTGTTAGATTTACATCCGCTTCTTCAATTACCTTGTCTAGGATATAGGGACTTTTAATAATTTCATTATACGTGCTAATCAATTCAATATTAGTGCGGATTTCATTTTGACTGAATGCATTCTCTGGATTCGGATTGGTTTGATTGACGAGTAGTTGTGTGCTATTTTGAAACATTGGTGTGAGTAAAAAGAAGCTAACGGCTGCGGCCACTACCATAGCAATAATAGGAAGGATAATAAGTAGTTTCAAACGCCTTCTTAATGTTAAAAATATATCTTTTAGACTAATGGTTTCTTCCATCCGATACAAATACCTCCTAAATGGTGTAACTTTTCTATAGATATTTTGGATTATATCATAGTTTCGTAGGGAGAATAGATTAATTTTCGCTTGTGTATCTGTAAATTTTTCACTATACTTATGAAAGTATTATGCCTTAAAGGTCTAAAGACCTATATAACATCAAAGAGAGGCGTTATGAATCTATGAGAAAAGGTTTTAAAATTGCTATTATTATCGTTGGTGTATTGTTCCTTGCAGGCGCTTGTTTTGCTTATTATGTCTACGACTCCATTCGTGATACAGCTACTGCCATTCATGAGCCGATCGGTGATCGTCAAATGCCAGGTAGAGACGTAAACATTGAAGACTCAGAGCCTGTATCATTCTTGATCGCCGGTATAGATGCTAGAGGAGATAATCTATCAGGGCGTTCCGATACGATGATTCTCGTGACGGTGAATCCTGCGATGAAGTCAGTGAAAATGCTCAGTATCCCACGTGATACACGTACTGAAATCGTCGGAAAAGGCACTGTCGAAAAGATCAACCATGCATACGCATATGGCGGACCAGCCATGGCAATGGACTCTGTTGAGAACTTATTTGACGTGAGTATCGACCATTATGTGACGATTAATATGGAAGGTTTTAAAGAATTAATTGACG
The nucleotide sequence above comes from Alkalicoccobacillus plakortidis. Encoded proteins:
- a CDS encoding LCP family glycopolymer transferase translates to MRKGFKIAIIIVGVLFLAGACFAYYVYDSIRDTATAIHEPIGDRQMPGRDVNIEDSEPVSFLIAGIDARGDNLSGRSDTMILVTVNPAMKSVKMLSIPRDTRTEIVGKGTVEKINHAYAYGGPAMAMDSVENLFDVSIDHYVTINMEGFKELIDALGGVTVDNDFEFNLDGHTFSEGKQFLSGEEALAYTRMRKEDPRGDFGRAARQREIVEAVIREAAQFSSITKANEMLDVVGGSVKTDMSLDQMWTLQNNYRNALGTVDQIEFDYTTPTIDRVSYVVLSDETIAEISAELREHLELN